Proteins from a genomic interval of Candidatus Dormiibacterota bacterium:
- a CDS encoding diguanylate cyclase — MLRPPELEGVQHSARPPVIQGMRLPRRLPFRPRLRIRTQIILPFLLLMLILGVVGTYLTTSLVATSLENRIADQLAHAEDAALDAAVKLQGRQVAAIRLFANTEGVDRAVAAGDAAALRQLVVPLEVNNRLGTVMIFDARGHTILEVSQPDPANPGGLIFGSGTDLSGEAVVQPVLKGLYDSLGDKYIAYLGTPPSSLVAAGPVIFADRVVGGIMVAAPLRAVLADMQSHSQSDVMLMDGSGQLVGSTLTGVSGNLIDDRVRSYLALASPGRAVTRAVKVRGEDYQFQFTNFYLRQHPEGYLAVALSRRGVIDAGLHSALQMTVLFAGVVLVLLLIGYLLALRLTRPIEALVAGTQAVARGDLTKRLDVRRRDELGELARAFNAMTQDLQERTRSLNEQMRRLAALSQTSQGLGKETEPGAMAEAILGVSLKALGLETALLLARNEANGLEVRAMVGPVGKAGGQLMRMSPLKLAEGFSSDASVDVEIATTLTADPRRCLRLFAALAGVQQALVVPLIRGERNAGYLVTGLAPGYALPKQDVDLLQTIATEMALMIENTDLRKKTQLQAHRLDQAIIALEKISQALTAVTVGTDNLLRAVAHATSEILDVPYASLQLRKSSWREQFSDVIVGCTTRRELAAVRQSTDLVAGRVERPEQVLELDLVDDRGKPLAIPHRVGLQRVVAVPMCLGPEIVGVLVIHMKEPRPLERSEIRVLQTLANQAVIAIENAAAYEHTKQLATTDGVTGVSNHREFEAHLERELLRARKTKEPLALIMCDVDHFKEINDTVGHPAGDNVLRHLTRQILVPAIRPKDLVARYGGDEFVLVLRGADSRAAVAVAERIRRTVASQAVMLDGKAVANLSLSLGIAVFPRDGDSREALVQAADQALYVAKRTGRNRVVRSDAPAAESQVAS; from the coding sequence GTGTTGAGGCCGCCCGAGTTGGAAGGTGTGCAGCATTCCGCCCGCCCACCGGTTATACAGGGGATGCGCCTGCCGCGACGCCTCCCGTTCCGGCCGAGGCTGAGGATCCGGACCCAGATCATCCTGCCGTTCCTGCTCCTGATGCTAATTCTGGGGGTGGTGGGAACCTACCTGACGACCAGCCTGGTCGCGACCTCGCTTGAGAACCGGATCGCGGACCAGCTCGCGCACGCCGAGGACGCGGCGTTGGACGCGGCCGTCAAGCTGCAGGGTCGCCAGGTGGCGGCGATCCGGCTGTTTGCCAACACCGAGGGGGTGGACCGGGCGGTGGCCGCCGGTGACGCCGCCGCGTTGCGGCAGCTGGTCGTTCCGCTGGAGGTCAACAACCGGCTCGGCACGGTCATGATCTTCGATGCGAGAGGCCACACCATCCTGGAAGTCAGTCAGCCTGACCCTGCCAACCCGGGCGGCCTGATCTTCGGCAGTGGGACGGATCTATCGGGTGAAGCGGTTGTCCAACCCGTGCTCAAGGGGCTCTACGACTCCCTGGGCGACAAATACATCGCCTACCTCGGAACCCCGCCGTCGTCGCTCGTCGCGGCCGGCCCGGTGATCTTCGCCGATCGGGTGGTCGGCGGCATCATGGTCGCGGCACCGCTGCGTGCCGTGCTGGCGGACATGCAGAGCCATTCGCAGTCGGACGTGATGCTGATGGACGGCAGCGGACAGCTGGTGGGGAGCACGCTGACCGGGGTCAGCGGCAACCTGATCGACGACCGTGTCCGGTCGTACCTGGCCCTTGCCTCACCGGGGCGGGCCGTCACCCGGGCGGTGAAGGTCCGCGGCGAGGACTACCAGTTCCAGTTCACCAACTTCTACCTCCGCCAGCACCCCGAGGGGTACCTCGCCGTCGCCCTCTCCCGTCGAGGCGTGATCGACGCCGGGCTGCATTCCGCATTGCAGATGACGGTGCTCTTCGCCGGCGTTGTCCTTGTCCTGCTGCTCATCGGGTATTTGCTCGCGCTTCGGCTCACGCGACCGATCGAGGCGCTGGTCGCAGGAACCCAGGCGGTGGCGCGCGGCGACCTGACCAAGCGGCTGGACGTCCGGCGCCGCGACGAACTTGGCGAGCTCGCGAGGGCGTTCAATGCGATGACCCAGGACCTACAGGAACGAACCCGATCCTTGAACGAGCAGATGCGCCGCCTCGCCGCCCTGTCGCAGACGAGCCAGGGCCTTGGTAAGGAAACGGAACCCGGCGCCATGGCGGAGGCGATCCTCGGTGTCAGCCTGAAGGCGCTTGGCCTCGAGACCGCCCTCTTGCTGGCTCGCAATGAGGCAAATGGCCTCGAAGTCCGCGCGATGGTTGGTCCGGTCGGCAAGGCGGGGGGACAACTCATGCGAATGAGCCCACTGAAGCTAGCCGAGGGCTTTTCCAGCGATGCTTCGGTCGACGTCGAAATCGCGACCACCCTGACGGCCGATCCCCGACGTTGCCTGCGGCTCTTCGCCGCGCTCGCCGGTGTCCAGCAGGCGCTGGTGGTCCCACTCATTCGCGGCGAGCGCAACGCCGGGTACCTCGTCACCGGCCTCGCCCCGGGATACGCGCTGCCCAAACAGGACGTCGACCTGCTGCAAACAATCGCTACCGAGATGGCGTTGATGATCGAGAACACCGACCTTCGCAAGAAGACGCAGCTGCAGGCGCACCGACTCGATCAGGCCATCATCGCCCTCGAGAAGATCTCCCAGGCCCTGACCGCCGTCACCGTCGGCACCGACAACTTGCTCCGCGCCGTGGCGCATGCCACCTCCGAGATCCTCGACGTCCCCTACGCCTCGCTGCAGTTGCGGAAGTCCTCCTGGCGGGAGCAGTTTTCGGATGTTATCGTCGGCTGCACCACTCGGCGCGAGCTCGCCGCGGTGCGGCAGAGCACCGACCTGGTCGCCGGTCGTGTCGAGCGACCGGAGCAGGTGCTCGAGCTCGATTTGGTGGATGACCGCGGGAAGCCGCTGGCGATACCCCACCGCGTCGGATTACAGCGAGTGGTCGCCGTCCCGATGTGCTTGGGCCCGGAAATCGTCGGCGTGCTCGTCATCCACATGAAGGAACCGCGGCCGCTGGAGCGCAGCGAAATCCGGGTGCTCCAGACGCTGGCAAACCAGGCCGTGATCGCCATCGAGAATGCCGCGGCTTACGAGCACACCAAGCAGCTGGCGACGACCGACGGGGTTACGGGCGTTTCGAACCACCGCGAGTTCGAGGCCCATCTGGAGCGGGAACTGCTGCGTGCGAGAAAGACGAAGGAACCGCTGGCGCTCATCATGTGTGATGTCGACCATTTCAAGGAGATCAACGACACGGTGGGTCACCCCGCCGGCGACAATGTGCTGCGGCATCTGACGCGTCAGATTCTGGTGCCGGCCATCCGGCCGAAGGATCTGGTGGCGCGCTACGGAGGCGATGAGTTCGTGCTCGTCCTGCGCGGCGCTGACAGCCGGGCGGCGGTCGCGGTCGCGGAACGCATCCGGCGAACGGTAGCCAGCCAGGCCGTGATGCTCGACGGCAAAGCCGTCGCCAATCTCTCGCTCAGTCTCGGAATCGCCGTCTTTCCTCGGGACGGCGACAGCCGCGAGGCCCTGGTGCAGGCCGCCGACCAGGCGCTTTACGTCGCCAAGCGGACGGGCCGAAACCGGGTGGTTCGCAGCGACGCCCCCGCCGCC